The following nucleotide sequence is from uncultured Draconibacterium sp..
TCAGTACCATTTTCAATATTGCTTGCAGCACCGTCGGTCCCAAAATACAGGTAATAACCGGTAGCTCCTGATGCCGGCTCCCAATCTAATGTGGCATCAACTGCAATGTCGCTTTCGCCATTTGAAGGAGAAACCGGAGTAGTACAGATTGGAGGATCTGTTAGTGTTCCCTGAACAGAAATATTATCGAATGTATAATCCTCATTATTTCGATCGTTGTTCAGACGTATAATAATCTGGATTGTACTCCCGTTCAATCCGGTTTGACTTGCAGTCGCCGACCAATCTCCTCCTCCCTCATTATTCCCATTTGTTGAAAAATAGGTCTCACTTCCCCCGTCAAGCTTGTATAAAACCCTTATATAATCACCAGTCTCATGGTTATCTGAGATCAAATCAACCGCCAAAGAAACATTATCAAATCCTGAAATATTAATAACTTCCGACGTCCATACATGTTCTCCGTCAAGGTCATCAGCATAAAATGCATTCGAAAAAATTCCCCAGGCATCTGCACTACCTTGTGAGCTAACCGACCACTTTCCCTCTGGGTCGGAGGTTGTTCCATCACTCTCCGGAAAATCCTCACTCCAAATAATTGTTTGGGCAAATAATGAATTCGAAAACGATAATGAAAGAAACAATGAAAAAAAGACAAGTAAGGACATTAACCGAACCCTAGTAAACACCCGGGTTACTTGAGTCATTGCCATATTGATAGCATGGGGTATAGTCAATATGTCCCTAAAGCACACTGTCCTCACAATTCTTTTACTCTTACAATTCGTTCATTTAGACTTTAAATGATCATTGGTTGCACATTCCAATAATCACGAAACTTCAACTTCAGGAAAATCGAAGAATTACACTGATAACTCTATCAATCTACTGCTCCTTTTTTTGCTAAGCTGATAGTTTCCGCCAAATGTTTCAAATATAACAATTACAACTTGTTACATATTAGCCGCCAAAAATAAAGAATTAACATAAAGGTGTGAACTCAAACCCCTTGACTTTAGGGATTTGTTTCATTTTGGGACAAGATTTAATATAGAATTGTTGTTACAAATACAATTTGACGCAAAAAAAAGGTCGTTATAAACATATTTGCTTATAACGACCTTTCTATAAAAGAACTTTTAAATCTATCTATTCAGACATTTCTTTTCCCTGGGCTCCCAGTTTTTTGATATCGTTCACATTAAAATCACCAAAAAACGACACCACAAAACAGTTACCATCCGGATTATCGTTTGTTAGAAAAACATGACACTCGGAATATTTTTTCTTCCCGCCAAGCAAGTAGATCTCGGCATCCGAGTCTTCATTATCATCTTCGAATTTTTTGTATTTAGCGGGAAGAAGTGCAATTGCTTTTTTGGTAAAATCGCTACTGTTTAAATTCCCTTTTTCCGGATTGTATGACATAAACCTTACCTGGTGCAAATCGCCGGTAACATTTTTCTCATCATCGTCGCCAAGGTCAATGTCAATTGCATCAATCATATCTTTGGAAAAAGAAAAGCTTGTTACGCCATCTTTATTGGCAAAGGTATCGTACATTTTATCCGACTTGCTTTGCCCCGAAGCCAGCAGTCCGGCCAACAATAGACCAAGGGCAAAAAGTAATGTTGTTATTGTTTTCATAGCTCATGTTTTATAAACACCAAATAGCAACTATAATCAGGTTTCATTATTGGTGTTTCTCTGTTTTAATTACTTTATTTTTTCTGTCAATCCTTCAGGTTTCATTTCCCAGTATTTACCAACCATATCGCCATCCCAGGTATTCGATACGTTTTCAATATCATGAATAATTTCGTCCATGTCGTTTCCAAGGAAAACTGCTTTTCCTTCAGGTACGCGTACTTTTATATCCACTTCCTGACCTCTCCATTTTGCCTCGTCGCCGATAAAGAAATATGGATCGAAATATAGCGTTGAATCAGTTCTTTCGTATGTGTACACCATTTCTTCGCACCACTGTTTAGCATTGTCACGCGTTTTACCTCG
It contains:
- a CDS encoding DUF4252 domain-containing protein, which encodes MKTITTLLFALGLLLAGLLASGQSKSDKMYDTFANKDGVTSFSFSKDMIDAIDIDLGDDDEKNVTGDLHQVRFMSYNPEKGNLNSSDFTKKAIALLPAKYKKFEDDNEDSDAEIYLLGGKKKYSECHVFLTNDNPDGNCFVVSFFGDFNVNDIKKLGAQGKEMSE